Proteins co-encoded in one Fusarium fujikuroi IMI 58289 draft genome, chromosome FFUJ_chr06 genomic window:
- a CDS encoding related to monocarboxylate transporter 2, giving the protein MDCHQVTSRALYEDDEINDHVNQLDQGNETNAKSGADLEKQPTAASTASFQETYPEGGLQAWSVVAGSWFSLFASLGLMNTLGTFQAYVLDNQLTEYSEGTVGWIFSIYTFLAFFCGVYIGPVFDKYGPRWLVIAGAVFTVGGMIFMSFATELWHFVVAFGLLCGFGSSLLFTPSIAAVGHFFKARRGLATGVASTAGGIGGIIYPFMLTRLIEKIGYGWATRVIALICLCCSLIGICLLKSRLPPAKDATAHPNFLIFKSLPFLFTTIGVFMLEFSLFIPLGYISTYALHKGFGKDFSYNLIPILNAGSVIGRLLPGYYADVIGPFNVSILAVILAIVACFCVWLPLGGTTAGVIIFTVLFGFSSGTSIAIAPVCIGRLCKTQEYGRYYATAYTIVSFACLIGIPIGGSIVQANGGEYWGLIILTGAVYVASMISLFLAKVTLLGWHNWKAAL; this is encoded by the exons ATGGATTGTCACCAAGTCACATCTCGTGCCCTctacgaggatgacgagatCAACGACCATGTCAACCAGCTCGACCAAGGAAACGAAACCAACGCAAAATCAGGAGCCGATCTAGAGAAGCAACCGACTGCAGCATCGACAGCGTCGTTCCAGGAAACCTATCCCGAGGGCGGCTTGCAGGCGTGGTCCGTGGTCGCTGGTTCGTGGTTCTCTCTATTCGCTTCGCTTGGACTAATGAACACTCTCGGCACGTTTCAGGCCTATGTTCTCGACAACCAACTCACAGAGTATAGCGAGGGTACTGTCGGTTGGATCTTTTCCATCTACACCTTTCTCGCCTTCTTTTGCGGTGTGTACATTGGTCCAGTCTTTGACAAGTATGGTCCGAGATGGCTTGTCATTGCCGGCGCTGTGTTCACCGTTGGCGGTATGATCTTTATGAGTTTTGCAACTG AACTCTGGCACTTTGTCGTCGCCTTTGGCCTCCTCTGTGGTTTTGGATCATCACTTCTCTTCACACCATCGATCGCTGCTGTAGGCCACTTCTTCAAGGCTAGACGTGGACTAGCGACTGGCGTTGCATCTACTGCTGGTGGAATCGGCGGTATCATCTACCCCTTCATGCTGACGAGGCTAATCGAAAAGATTGGTTACGGATGGGCCACTCGAGTCATTGCTCTCATCTGCCTTTGCTGCAGTTTGATCGGTATCTGTCTTCTCAAATCTCGGCTTCCACCCGCCAAGGACGCTACTGCGCACCCCAactttctcatcttcaagagTCTGCCTTTCCTCTTCACCACGATTGGTGTCTTCATGTTGGAGTTCTCCCTCTTCATTCCTCTCGGCTACATCTCGACATATGCGCTGCACAAGGGCTTCGGAAAGGATTTCTCCTACAACCTCATTCCTATCCTCAACGCTGGTTCGGTCATCGGTCGACTTCTGCCCGGCTACTATGCCGATGTGATCGGTCCTTTTAACGTCAGCATCCTGGCTGTGATCCTTGCCATTGTGGCCTGCTTCTGCGTATGGCTACCTCTTGGTGGAACCACAGCTGGTGTCATTATCTTCACCGTCCTGTTCGGTTTCTCTTCTGGAACATCCATCGCCATTGCGCCTGTCTGTATCGGTCGACTGTGCAAAACGCAAGAGTATGGACGTTATTATGCTACGGCCTATACAATCGTGTCTTTTGCTTGTCTCATCGGTATTCCCATTGGTGGTAGCATCGTCCAGGCCAATGGTGGTGAATACTGGGGTCTTATCATCTTGACTGGTGCCGTTTACGTGGCATCCATGATCTCGTTGTTCCTGGCCAAGGTCACTCTCTTGGGCTGGCACAACTGGAAGGCTGCCCTTTGA